In Ascaphus truei isolate aAscTru1 chromosome 5, aAscTru1.hap1, whole genome shotgun sequence, one genomic interval encodes:
- the LOC142494677 gene encoding uncharacterized protein LOC142494677, with amino-acid sequence MGVCEEIIEVKSPDGPMIPEGQDKRQGASGKTRQVWKVGHSFVYWAQERASKQVAPEGHVSPETEQVSSPGSASSTHLEEHDEEDFDDDDDDDDDDAAAAAIDTQIQASDHEEVPIETVLPPKRPANTTYDAIVASEGKIVEAENRRHSDLMTVLERMIALQEETVSQLAHLHRVFIEVPKQLQKINTSFEALVVQQTQANYWRMTNVPQFNTSQAGSVHAGQFSPHSSDIHSPGPNVTGQVADIAVQVPDDILPLPSVQIQQQTPTKEATKTKQDTHETDQPSLVQCLPTCSHVSVGTSPVREQSLPKSPVGESLPKSPVGESLPKSPVGESLPKIPVGESLPKSPVGESLATSHVENVAIVHNVTMLLRQSFFANLGYVYDKQTIEG; translated from the exons ATGGGGGTATGTGAGGAAATAATTGAAGTAAAGTCCCCAGATGGACCAATGATCCCTGAAGGGCAAGATAAAAGGCAAG GGGCAAGCGGTAAAACCCGTCAAGTGTGGAAAGTGGGACACTCATTTGTTTACTGGGCACAAGAGAGAGCAAGTAAGCAGG ttgcccctgaaggacatgtgtcacctgagactgaacaagtgtcttcacctgggtcagccagctcaacacacctagaag aacatgatgaagaggattttgatgatgatgatgatgatgatgatgatgatgccgccgccgccgccatagacacacaaatacaagcaagtgaccatgaagaggttccaattgaaactgttttaccgccaaaacgtccagcaaataccacatatgatgcaattgtagcttctgagggaaaaattgtggaagcagaaaatcgtcgccattctgacctgatgacagtgctggaaaggatgattgcactgcaggaagaaacagtttcacaattggcacatctccacagagtcttcattgaagtgcctaaacagttgcaaaaaatcaacacctcattcgaagcattagttgttcagcaaacacaagctaattactggagaatgactaatgtaccacaattcaacacctcacaggcaggatctgttcatgcaggtcagttttcaccacattcatctgatattcattcaccaggcccaaatgttaccggtcaagtagcagacattgctgtgcaggttcctgatgacatcctaccgctgccatctgtacaaattcagcagcagacacctacaaaggaggcgacaaaaacaaaacaagacacacatgaaacagaccaaccatcacttgtgcagtgtctaccaacttgctcacatgtgtcagtgggcacaagccctgtccgtgaacagtcactacccaaaagccctgtaggtgagtcactgcccaaaagccctgtaggtgaatcgctgcccaaaagccctgtaggtgaatcgctgcccaaaatccctgtaggtgaatcactgcccaaaagccctgtaggtgagtcactggccacaagccatgtag